The following proteins come from a genomic window of Drosophila sulfurigaster albostrigata strain 15112-1811.04 chromosome X, ASM2355843v2, whole genome shotgun sequence:
- the LOC133849131 gene encoding protein kinase 4 — MSAGVGGGGGSITTDHHSRLYFLNSPTTTPLSGRDPFFIKPEYLNYENPMHHLYPSNRGLIEYNNYTTTVAAAAAASASTGVAAAAAAAAAAAAAVSSSNSASNNNNNNSSSSNSNNNNNNSSSNNNNNNNSSSAANNSSNNNNNSSSNNSNNNSENFQPQQQQHHHPQHTQHPHQHPQQQQQQHQQHQQQQQQHSQQQQQQQHPLHHHLSSGIVVTGVALGHQSSRAQKAARRRSNESVEARERRLERNAARMRDKRSKESEAEYRLRLAKNAEANRVRRQNENEVQRTLRLMKNAARQRLRRASESSDERKKRLAKAAERMRVARASAPKVIKPPLEDRLKGY, encoded by the coding sequence ATGTCCGCGGGCGTCGGCGGCGGCGGAGGCAGCATAACGACAGATCATCACAGCCGCTTATATTTCCTCAATtcgccaacaacaacgccgCTAAGCGGTCGCGATCCGTTCTTCATCAAACCGGAATACCTCAACTATGAGAATCCCATGCACCATTTGTATCCGAGCAATCGGGGACTTATAGAATATAACAATTATACGACAACAGTTgcggccgctgctgctgcctcagcGAGTACaggcgtcgctgctgctgccgctgccgccgctgcagccgctgctgccgttAGTAGCAGTAACagtgccagcaacaacaacaacaacaatagtagtagtagtaacagtaacaataacaataataacagcagtagtaacaacaataataataataacagcagcagtgctgctaataacagcagcaacaacaacaacaacagcagtagcaataacagcaacaataacagtgAGAACTtccagccacaacaacaacaacatcatcatccgCAGCATACGCAGCATCCGCATCAAcatccgcagcagcagcaacaacaacaccaacaacatcagcagcagcagcagcagcattcacagcaacaacaacaacaacagcatcccCTGCATCATCATTTGTCCAGCGGCATCGTTGTCACCGGCGTCGCACTTGGCCATCAATCGTCGCGTGCCCAGAAAGCAGCGAGACGACGCAGCAACGAATCTGTCGAGGCACGCGAACGTCGCTTGGAACGGAACGCGGCGAGAATGCGGGACAAGCGTTCGAAGGAATCCGAGGCGGAGTATCGATTGCGTTTGGCCAAAAATGCGGAGGCGAATCGCGTGCGAcgccaaaacgaaaacgaagtACAAAGAACCCTAAGACTGATGAAGAATGCGGCCAGGCAGCGTTTGCGGCGCGCCAGCGAATCGAGCGATGAGCGTAAAAAGCGTTTGGCCAAAGCAGCCGAAAGGATGCGTGTGGCGCGTGCTTCGGCGCCCAAGGTCATTAAGCCGCCGCTTGAGGATCGCCTAAAGGGCTACTAA